The genome window ACACCGGGACATACACCTGGCTCAATTTCCTTTTTTGATGAGCGTAATGGCCATTTGTTTGTAGGAGATTTATTTCAAACACGTGGAGGAGCGGCTATTTGTGGGGAGAAGCGATGGTTGTTCCCTTTTCCAGCGATGGGCTCTTGGGATCTTCCAACGAGTATTGCATCGGCTGAAAATTTACAGCTTTTCGATGTGACGGAGATTGCTTGTGGACACGGGCCAGTGAAAGCGATCGCTGATTTTGACTTAACAAATGTACTAAAGCGAGCAAAGGAACAAGTAACAAATGAAAAAGACTAGAAAACCAGGTGCTGGTTTTCTAGTCTTTTTTTAGAATCGGGTAATTTTGATGTTTACGGCTGTCCCATATGCCAATTGGTATACGAGGCCATCGACGAATTGCTCGGTAAACGAACAGTGAATTAAGCCATTACCGCCTGCATCTAAAGCTTTCTTTTGTAATTCCTGTAGTAAATTTTCAAAGCCTACTGTTTCTAAGTATGCTTCTGGATCGCTTTTGATTCTTGGGCGAACGCTTTTGGCAAAAACAACCGTTAGGATATCATGGTTTACATTAATCGGTCCAGTAGAAACTTGAATATCTTGCCATCTTTGACCAATTCGTTTTTGGTCATTTTCTTCCTGCACATAGGCTTCTCGTTCTTTTTGACGCTCGGATTTTTTGGTTTCTTTTTCATCAGGTGTTCCAAAAATTGCCATGTAAAATCACGTCCTTTTATTATTTACTGTCAGACCATTCTTTGAGCCAAGTTTTTTGCTTGTCTGTCAAGGGATAGTTTTTTAGTAAATCTGGGCGGCGTTCGTAGGTTCTTTTGAGTGATTCTTTGTCGCGCCATTCTTCTATCCATGCATGATTTCCGCTGAGTAAAATATCTGGCACTTTCATACCTCTAAAATCGGCTGGTCGCGTGTAGTGTGGATGTTCGAGCAATCCAGTTGAGAACGAATCCGTTACCGCAGAATCTTTATTACCAAGTACACCTGGTAAAAGGCGAATAACGCTATCCATTACAATCATTGCACCAATTTCGCCACCAGTTAAAATGTAATCTCCTATCGAAACTTCATCAGTAACAAGGTGTTCGCGAATTCGTTCATCGTAACCTTCATAGTGTCCACAAATAAAAACAAGATGCTCTTCTTCGGCAAATTCTTCTGCCATTTTTTGGTTGAAGCGTTTGCCAGCTGGGTCCATTAAAATAACTCTTGGCTTTGTTTCTGGCTGTTTTTCTTTGACAGCTTGAACGGCATCAAATATCGGTTGCGCTTTGAGTAGCATACCTGCTCCGCCACCGTAAGGATAGTCATCGACAATATGATGCTTTCCTTCTGCATATTCCCTGAAATCAGTCACTTCAACCGCGACACGCTCGTTTTCGATGGCTTTTTTTATAATGGAATTCCCGGTCACTCCCGAAAACATATCTGGGAAAATGGATAGAATGTCAATTTTCATTAATCTAGCAGCCCTTCCATTACTTCGATGGTAATTTTTTGGTCGTCGATATTGATTTCTTTGACTACATCAGCAATATATGGAATCAGTTTTTCTTTTTTGTCTGCGCCTTTTACGACCCAAACGTCATTGGCGCCTGGTGTTAGGATTTCTGTGATTTCGCCAAGCTCTTCGCCGTCAGTCGTCACAACCGTACAACCAATGATTTCATGAAAGTAAAATTCGTTTTCCTCTAAATTAGTTAGTTGCGTTTCTTTGATTTTAAGTACGCCTTCTTTCATACGTTCCACTTGATGAATTCCAGTGAATCCTTCAAACATCAGCAAATCAAAGTTCTTATGTTTGCGGTGTGAGCGAATGATTAGTTTTTCAGGCTTTTTGCTGTTTTTTTCGAATAAGTACACGGTATTCCCTACTTGGAATCGTTCTTCTGGAAAATCGGTCGTTGCGATAACGCGAATTTCACCGATTAAGCCATGGGTATTAACAATTTTTCCTACATTATACATTTTCTCCATAAGTCACCTCTAGCGTATTTCTACTATGATTCCATCTTTCACAACAATGGTTTTATCAAAAATGGATTTATCCCACTTGTCTCCTACTTGTACATCAATAATTGTTTCCATTTCTCGCTCGCGAATTTCACTGCCAAGTTCAAGGACTTCTAATTGTTCCATTTGAAACTGAATTAGTTTTTTCTTTTCTCGGCGCAGGTCGAGTTCGTGGGTAAAGTAATCGGCCACTCGTTCAGGTTGAAATTTGCTTTTTCGTTCCATTTTCTTTTGTTCAAAATGCAACTGATCGCATTCTTGTTCAATTTGTCGTTTTTGCTCGGTATAATACTCGATTAATTCTT of Listeria monocytogenes contains these proteins:
- the trmD gene encoding tRNA (guanosine(37)-N1)-methyltransferase TrmD yields the protein MKIDILSIFPDMFSGVTGNSIIKKAIENERVAVEVTDFREYAEGKHHIVDDYPYGGGAGMLLKAQPIFDAVQAVKEKQPETKPRVILMDPAGKRFNQKMAEEFAEEEHLVFICGHYEGYDERIREHLVTDEVSIGDYILTGGEIGAMIVMDSVIRLLPGVLGNKDSAVTDSFSTGLLEHPHYTRPADFRGMKVPDILLSGNHAWIEEWRDKESLKRTYERRPDLLKNYPLTDKQKTWLKEWSDSK
- the rimM gene encoding ribosome maturation factor RimM (Essential for efficient processing of 16S rRNA), with the protein product MEKMYNVGKIVNTHGLIGEIRVIATTDFPEERFQVGNTVYLFEKNSKKPEKLIIRSHRKHKNFDLLMFEGFTGIHQVERMKEGVLKIKETQLTNLEENEFYFHEIIGCTVVTTDGEELGEITEILTPGANDVWVVKGADKKEKLIPYIADVVKEINIDDQKITIEVMEGLLD
- a CDS encoding YlqD family protein, whose protein sequence is MEIIQKVVVKQILTEASKQELIEYYTEQKRQIEQECDQLHFEQKKMERKSKFQPERVADYFTHELDLRREKKKLIQFQMEQLEVLELGSEIREREMETIIDVQVGDKWDKSIFDKTIVVKDGIIVEIR